The following DNA comes from Camelina sativa cultivar DH55 chromosome 14, Cs, whole genome shotgun sequence.
TACGCTAAACACATGTGAGGTTTTGACTCCGAACCACCTGATTGTggattttcaacatttttttgggaagaaaacataacaaaacgacgtcgttttgcatTTTCTATGGCACGTCAATACACACGTGGAttctgagtcagcatctctaacggttgacttaaatcTGTTAACGTGGACTGTGCAATTGGTTCAATTTTgtaagtacaaatatgaaatttgaaatgtaTTAGAGTATATATCTAAATTAACACTCATTAATTATACATGCAGCAATTCACACTTTTGGAGATATAGGGGTATGAAATGGCTCTTTTCCCATGCAAAGACCATAAAGATTCGAAGCCTAAAAGGGGATATACGACGACGTGTCAATGTGACCCACATAACACTCTCCTTCATCTTCAGACCTTAAACACCTAATCCCCATCACTCCAATTAGAATCTCCCACGTGTCAATTCAAATATCCAAAACGCCCAAAAAAAGATAATCAAACAACCACCAAGCAAGCGTCTTCCTCCATGCCCTGTTAGTTTTATCACTTCATCGGCAACTCCACCACTCCTCCTCTCCCAAACTCAAATTTTTCCCAATCATCTTTTTAGCCTTATATTTTACCACTTCATATAGTAATTAGAATATGTTGCTTGGTTTCTATTGGCTAGAAATGTTTCATTATCCTCTTATCTTATCAACAATTATCTTAAACATAGAGAGACTAAACAACATTACAAAGTAATTTTTACCTCAAGAGACCAAACACATGAGCCACTCAtcacacaaccaaaacaaaactcattttcttctttgcaaATTGACATCTGTTTTTCTTATAGACCCATTGTCCTCctctcatttctctctttccccatcataataagaaaagaaaagaaaatatatatttccattatttataaaaaaaaccacaTCTTTACATCACCACACAAAAACCCATAAAATCAAAAATCGTTACCCACATTTCTTTCATTCTATCCTAAATCCTCATCACTCAACCTGAGCTCACAAatacactaaaacaaaaagagagagagcttaaggcggagaagaagaggaaccaaacgaaaacaaacaacaatggcTGTCTCAACCATCTACTCAACACAAGCCCTCAATTCAACTCATTTCTTAACCTCTTCATCCTCCTCCAAACAAGTCTTCCTCTACCGTCGTCAACCTCAAACCAACCGTAGATTCAACACTCTCATCACGTGCTCACAAGAAACCATCGTGATCGGGCTCGCTGCCGACTCTGGCTGCGGCAAGAGTACCTTTATGCGGAGGCTCACCAGCGTCTTCGGTGGTGCTGCCAAGCCACCGAAAGGCGGGAACCCTGACTCCAACACACTCATCAGCGACACCACCACCGTGATCTGTCTTGACGATTACCATTCCTTGGACAGGTACGGTCGCAAAGAGCAAAAGGTCACCGCTCTGGACCCACGCGCCAATGACTTTGATCTCATGTATGAGCAAGTCAAGGCTCTTAAGAGTGGTGTCGCCGTCGAGAAACCGATATACAACCATGTCACTGGACTTCTTGACCCACCTGAGCTTATCCAGCCTCCTAAGATTCTTGTCATCGAAGGTCTTCACCCAATGTAAGCCACACACATACTCTGTTTTGTCTCTCAGACAAACTCATATTTTCGAGTTTGGAAGTCTCTTATCTTGTCGGAATTTGGATGATTGAGAATCTTGGACTTAGATTTTATTTACGAATCAATATCAGAATATTAAAAGATGGATCTTCGAACCTATGCATGTAGTGTGACACCGTTTAATTCGAATAATTAAGTATATAGTTTTGGGTAGttgtaatgttttataaaatttaataataatatttatctcTACTTGTGAAGGTTTGATGAGAGAGTAAGAGACTTACTTGACTTCAGTATCTACTTAGACATCAGCAACGAAGTCAAATTCGCTTGGAAAATTCAGGTGCGTGTCTTTGAATAATTCACCTACATTTGTACCAGCTATTCGAACGTTTTTGATTCATTGTATAATCCGAATGATCACAGAGGGACATGGCTGAAAGAGGTCACAGTTTGGAGAGCATCAAAGCGAGTATCGAAGCACGAAAGCCCGACTTCGATGCATTCATCGGTAAAAACTCTACTTTCTTGGTGTAATCCCcatgtcattttctttttgatcgGGTTTACCAAATCATCAATGGCTTATACAGACCCGCAAAAGCAGTACGCGGATGCGGTCATCGAAGTGCTTCCTACGCAGTTGATTCCAGATGACAATGAAGGGAA
Coding sequences within:
- the LOC104741801 gene encoding phosphoribulokinase, chloroplastic gives rise to the protein MAVSTIYSTQALNSTHFLTSSSSSKQVFLYRRQPQTNRRFNTLITCSQETIVIGLAADSGCGKSTFMRRLTSVFGGAAKPPKGGNPDSNTLISDTTTVICLDDYHSLDRYGRKEQKVTALDPRANDFDLMYEQVKALKSGVAVEKPIYNHVTGLLDPPELIQPPKILVIEGLHPMFDERVRDLLDFSIYLDISNEVKFAWKIQRDMAERGHSLESIKASIEARKPDFDAFIDPQKQYADAVIEVLPTQLIPDDNEGKVLRVRLIMKEGVKYFSPVYLFDEGSTISWIPCGRKLTCSYPGIKFNYEPDSYFDHEVSVLEMDGQFDRLDELIYVESHLSNLSTKFYGEVTQQMLKHADFPGSNNGTGLFQTIVGLKIRDLYEQLIANKATARAEAAKA